A stretch of the candidate division KSB1 bacterium genome encodes the following:
- a CDS encoding tetratricopeptide repeat protein encodes MTADECGRSATCGFAQPLLHLLLRKARGFQKRGDVARADTLYVAAEAIGTCLGSAFQARLAFERATSLATSPVTRNMARDWWERAYTHALEADSLDLAKRILRERFWLAYRYGSDDELFHVARCYPLPSSGHWKQEDVRMHVALASVFVRRAKPSRADSVLGVVLENLSSVPSEDLLCTIASVVWSVGRAEPGYRKCQDKLNRLQAYALERGWSRACGEIAWEKVDLLELEGSHHAVVAASAEGLRACPDMPDTLKALLYLKRGNAYFRLGQVEKALEDYAEASRLSKERPPLHVAAVVNQAYALGVLGKAREGIEVCSRARLLIDEKHSPGLVAEVLSTLGVLHALDGNEEMAIRMHKEAGTLALRSADTLRYLEALANWAACLHRKGDHALAESLYITVAELAQKRRDTQARLLALTNMAAIRARNGDYETAERLFASVRDSLGEALPELRWRVLYQEALTFLARGDYGRARNLLVESVSLIEKMRNPLSREDFKLGFLSQRYEVYAELVGCLLALSAEDAACLYQAFAVAEKNKARVLIELFGRDPADSSVSGPEVTNFAELARYGRALSDLLAQELEEDAVLLEYVVAPTAIHVFIFDKRRRLQARSLSISEAALRERISVLYGLLSRPRADTWQNALQFSEVATELYDALLPDILPESPPREPHVIIVPDGILGYLPFEVLFPKLEGQQLAF; translated from the coding sequence GTGACAGCCGATGAGTGCGGACGGAGCGCCACTTGCGGCTTCGCTCAGCCCCTGCTCCACCTCCTCCTGCGAAAGGCGCGTGGATTCCAGAAGAGGGGGGATGTGGCGCGGGCGGATACCCTGTACGTCGCCGCGGAAGCAATCGGGACATGTCTGGGAAGTGCCTTCCAGGCTCGCCTTGCGTTTGAGAGGGCTACCTCGCTTGCGACCTCTCCGGTCACAAGGAACATGGCGCGCGATTGGTGGGAGCGCGCGTACACACACGCTCTGGAAGCGGATTCCCTGGATCTTGCCAAGCGGATTCTGAGGGAGAGGTTCTGGCTGGCATACCGATATGGCTCTGATGACGAACTTTTCCACGTGGCCAGATGCTACCCACTTCCCTCCTCCGGACATTGGAAACAAGAGGACGTCCGAATGCACGTCGCTCTTGCCTCGGTCTTTGTCCGAAGGGCGAAGCCGTCGAGGGCCGATTCGGTACTAGGGGTGGTTCTGGAGAACCTCTCAAGTGTGCCCAGCGAGGACCTGCTTTGCACGATCGCCTCCGTCGTCTGGTCTGTGGGACGGGCTGAGCCGGGCTATCGGAAGTGCCAGGACAAGTTGAACAGGCTCCAAGCTTACGCTCTGGAGAGGGGCTGGTCGCGCGCCTGCGGCGAGATCGCGTGGGAGAAAGTGGACCTATTGGAACTTGAGGGCAGCCACCACGCGGTGGTGGCAGCAAGCGCCGAGGGTTTGCGCGCTTGTCCCGATATGCCTGATACTCTGAAGGCTCTCCTGTACCTGAAGAGAGGAAATGCCTACTTTCGCCTCGGGCAAGTGGAGAAAGCCCTGGAGGATTATGCGGAAGCCTCGCGGCTTTCAAAGGAACGCCCCCCGCTACACGTCGCCGCCGTCGTAAACCAAGCGTACGCCCTCGGCGTCTTGGGCAAGGCGAGGGAGGGGATCGAGGTCTGCTCGCGAGCCCGCCTCCTGATCGATGAGAAGCATAGCCCGGGTCTGGTGGCCGAGGTGCTCTCCACGCTCGGCGTGCTTCATGCGCTGGATGGAAATGAAGAAATGGCTATCCGCATGCACAAGGAGGCCGGGACTCTCGCTCTCCGATCGGCAGACACCCTGCGATACCTGGAGGCCCTCGCGAACTGGGCCGCGTGCCTGCATCGGAAAGGCGATCATGCCCTGGCGGAGAGCCTCTACATTACGGTTGCTGAGCTCGCGCAGAAGAGGCGAGATACGCAGGCCAGGCTTCTTGCCCTGACCAACATGGCGGCCATTCGTGCCCGAAACGGGGACTATGAGACGGCCGAACGGCTCTTCGCTTCGGTGCGCGATAGTCTCGGGGAAGCACTTCCCGAGTTGCGGTGGCGGGTGCTGTACCAGGAAGCCCTCACTTTCCTGGCGCGAGGGGACTATGGTCGGGCGCGGAACCTCCTGGTGGAATCGGTATCCCTCATCGAAAAGATGCGGAATCCCCTTAGCCGTGAGGATTTCAAGCTGGGCTTCCTAAGTCAGCGGTACGAGGTCTACGCGGAGCTGGTTGGTTGCCTCCTAGCCCTGTCTGCCGAAGACGCCGCCTGCCTCTACCAGGCCTTCGCTGTGGCCGAGAAGAATAAGGCGCGGGTGCTGATCGAGCTTTTCGGCCGCGATCCGGCCGATTCCTCCGTGTCAGGTCCTGAGGTGACGAACTTTGCGGAACTAGCTCGGTACGGGCGGGCTCTCTCCGATCTGCTCGCCCAAGAGCTGGAAGAAGATGCGGTCCTGCTCGAATACGTGGTGGCTCCCACGGCCATCCACGTGTTCATCTTCGACAAGAGACGGCGCCTCCAGGCCAGAAGCTTGTCGATCTCAGAGGCGGCTCTGCGCGAGCGGATTAGCGTGCTTTACGGTCTCTTGAGCCGGCCACGGGCGGACACCTGGCAAAACGCGCTCCAGTTCTCCGAGGTAGCCACGGAGCTGTACGACGCGCTCCTCCCAGACATCCTGCCCGAGAGCCCGCCCCGTGAGCCGCACGTGATTATCGTCCCCGACGGTATCCTGGGCTATCTGCCCTTCGAGGTTCTCTTCCCGAAGCTCGAGGGGCAGCAACTTGCGTTTTAG
- a CDS encoding DUF4982 domain-containing protein produces MARWLRLTLGLCAVVWGEFCPMRTGWALEAVWPRQKIKFNRDWRFFRGELDPQTACLPAFEDSQWEVVHLPHSPGLLPLRPAWPQPNAGVSWYRKSFVLPDSLRGHKLYLEFEGADQVADVWVNGTHLIRHEGAYLPFLVDITDLAQFAKPNWVAVRVDNRWSPDIPAYGGWISFGGLYRDVWLHVTDSLHITDPQLADRVAGGGVFVTYPKVSDAEALVQVKTHILNESSRLVNCILRTRLLDAKGREVALAESAHQMPPGRDHEFVQTLMVKFPHLWDPDRPYLYQLRSEVYDGQRLADAVFTRIGIRRFAFTREGFFLNGRRVVFMGANRVQEYPYVGWAVPNTAHRRDAARLKRAGFQYVRSSHNPQDPAFLDACDELGLLVMDCIPGFQYIGGPKFRENSFRTMRELIRRDRNHPCVILWELSLNETDYDSGFARTAVRIGHEEYPGDQCFVAGWKFPEIYDVFLCASQHGARDYQGPTPLVISEYGHWDYGGPHSTSDVDRRDGEVAMLRQALNHWESLNLNRSLPHLCGDGLWVAIDFQRYPSGVLDYFRIPKFSYYFFQSQASPLLEPPLGPGPVVYIANYWTEDSPRTVTVFSNCERVDLYLNGRRIAQGRPDASARSHHLLHPPFVFESVPWEPGELRAVGLLGGRRVTEHRRLTPGVGKRLVVSFEMPEPALADGEDLFFAYATVVDERGTPVPNDGRKIRFSVQGAGYLVSPPVVEAEAGVAAALIRASCSPGEIFVRAEAEGLEPATGVKPCIAAPGCASW; encoded by the coding sequence ATGGCTCGCTGGTTGAGGCTGACACTGGGCTTGTGCGCGGTGGTGTGGGGGGAGTTCTGTCCGATGAGGACGGGCTGGGCGCTTGAGGCTGTGTGGCCTCGGCAGAAGATCAAGTTCAACCGGGATTGGCGCTTCTTCCGAGGGGAATTGGATCCTCAGACAGCTTGCCTTCCGGCCTTCGAGGACTCGCAGTGGGAAGTTGTGCACCTTCCCCACTCGCCTGGGCTTCTCCCGTTGCGACCGGCCTGGCCGCAACCCAACGCAGGGGTCAGCTGGTACCGGAAGAGCTTCGTGCTGCCGGATTCTCTTCGGGGGCACAAGCTGTATCTTGAATTTGAAGGCGCAGACCAGGTTGCCGACGTCTGGGTAAACGGCACGCACCTTATCCGACACGAGGGGGCTTATCTGCCTTTCCTGGTCGACATCACCGATCTTGCCCAGTTTGCCAAACCGAATTGGGTTGCGGTTCGGGTGGACAATCGCTGGAGCCCAGACATTCCGGCCTACGGCGGCTGGATCAGCTTCGGCGGCCTTTACCGAGACGTTTGGCTTCACGTGACGGACAGCCTACACATTACCGATCCTCAGCTTGCCGACCGCGTAGCGGGCGGCGGGGTGTTTGTCACCTACCCCAAAGTGTCCGACGCCGAGGCTCTGGTGCAGGTCAAAACCCACATCCTGAATGAATCGAGCCGCCTTGTGAACTGCATCTTGCGGACCAGATTGCTGGACGCGAAAGGACGGGAAGTCGCCCTGGCGGAGTCTGCGCACCAGATGCCCCCGGGCCGCGATCACGAATTCGTGCAGACTCTGATGGTGAAATTCCCTCACCTTTGGGATCCTGACCGCCCGTATCTCTACCAGCTGCGGTCAGAAGTCTACGATGGCCAGCGCTTGGCAGACGCCGTGTTCACCCGCATCGGCATTCGCCGCTTTGCGTTCACCCGGGAGGGGTTCTTCCTCAACGGCAGGCGCGTGGTGTTCATGGGTGCCAATCGCGTGCAGGAGTATCCCTACGTGGGCTGGGCGGTGCCGAACACCGCACATCGCCGGGACGCGGCCAGGCTCAAGCGCGCGGGCTTCCAGTACGTACGAAGCTCTCACAATCCCCAGGACCCGGCTTTCTTGGACGCGTGCGACGAGCTGGGCCTCTTGGTCATGGATTGCATCCCCGGATTCCAGTACATCGGTGGTCCCAAGTTTCGGGAGAACTCCTTCCGCACGATGCGCGAGCTCATTCGCCGGGACCGAAACCATCCCTGCGTGATCCTCTGGGAGCTTTCGCTTAACGAGACGGACTACGATTCGGGCTTCGCCCGCACCGCGGTGCGCATCGGCCACGAGGAATATCCTGGCGACCAGTGCTTCGTGGCGGGATGGAAGTTTCCCGAGATCTACGACGTCTTCCTGTGCGCCAGCCAGCACGGCGCCCGGGACTATCAGGGCCCCACCCCCCTGGTAATCAGCGAATATGGCCATTGGGACTACGGAGGTCCGCACAGCACGAGCGACGTGGATCGCAGGGACGGTGAGGTGGCCATGCTCCGGCAAGCCCTGAATCACTGGGAATCCCTGAATCTGAACCGGTCTCTTCCCCATCTGTGTGGGGACGGCCTTTGGGTTGCGATCGATTTTCAGCGTTACCCTTCGGGCGTCCTCGACTATTTCCGCATCCCGAAGTTCTCGTACTACTTCTTCCAGAGCCAGGCCTCCCCGCTTCTTGAGCCTCCCCTTGGTCCAGGCCCAGTAGTCTACATCGCCAATTACTGGACGGAGGATTCGCCGCGAACGGTCACGGTCTTCAGCAATTGCGAACGGGTGGACCTGTACCTCAACGGGAGGCGGATCGCCCAGGGTCGCCCGGACGCCTCGGCCCGATCGCACCACCTGTTGCACCCGCCCTTTGTCTTCGAAAGTGTCCCTTGGGAGCCTGGCGAGCTGCGCGCGGTGGGCCTCTTAGGGGGGAGAAGAGTGACTGAGCACCGCAGGCTCACGCCGGGCGTGGGGAAGAGGCTCGTGGTGAGCTTCGAGATGCCGGAACCAGCCCTGGCCGACGGTGAGGACCTCTTCTTCGCCTACGCGACGGTGGTCGACGAGAGGGGCACGCCGGTGCCGAACGACGGGCGCAAGATCCGCTTCTCCGTTCAAGGGGCCGGGTACCTCGTGAGCCCTCCCGTGGTTGAGGCGGAGGCTGGAGTGGCTGCGGCCCTTATCCGGGCTTCCTGCTCGCCCGGGGAGATCTTCGTTCGAGCCGAAGCGGAGGGGCTGGAGCCGGCAACGGGGGTTAAGCCCTGTATTGCTGCGCCGGGGTGTGCCTCATGGTGA
- a CDS encoding DUF4982 domain-containing protein, with amino-acid sequence MVSIRRPPLRLLLLWAALLGPVAPSGGDVRFKRAVDFNADWRFYLCKPEEGSTDRFAAADFPDDEWEVVRLPHTPRIEPLVVNDMWQGICWYRKSFRLSPKFRGRRIVVEFEGAMSVADVWVNGRHKLTHYGGYLPFTVDLTEDARFGERNVIVVRLDNRDNPEVPPGKPLRELDFCWYGGLYRNVKLHILDPLHISEAVTAGKVAGGGVFVRTEDVSDSKATLWVQTHVVNQSADRQTFRVVNELYDERGRTVLRLLSPAVSLGAGADRHIVQRGEVRDPQLWDPERPYLYRLRSRILRDARVCDEVWTRVGIRTISLRSDGFWINGRKLYLRGTNRHQEYPYVGYAVPDHAQKRDAVRIKQAGFDFVRLSHYPQAPAFLEACDELGLLVMDAIPGWQFLGNEVFRQRVLEDARAMIRRDRNHPSVVLWEVSLNETWMDPDLMRALHQAAHEEYPGDQCFTAGWIEGVYDVFLQARQHGGCHERKGSSIPCLVSEYGDWEYYAQNAGFDQPGFRDLEPAERNSRQRRRDGEIRLLQQAMNFQEAHNDNRSTCAIGDAVWVMYDYNRGYDTTIEASGVMDIFRLPKYGYYFFRSQREPGHPYGEPMVFIASYWTEASPLRVKVFSNCEAVQLLLNGQVVGIQGVQRDSFSQYLTSPPFVFELERFEPGVLEAVGFLGGRPAASHRIRTPGTPSRLGLVAATDGVPLAAGMKDLVFVHARVEDAEGTLVPTAHDKVLFRVAGPARLIGENPVAAEAGIASILLETSGKAGRVEIVASAEGLRPARLRLRIRN; translated from the coding sequence ATGGTGAGCATCAGGAGGCCCCCATTACGCTTGCTTCTCCTGTGGGCGGCTCTACTTGGACCCGTGGCGCCATCCGGCGGTGATGTGCGATTCAAGCGCGCTGTCGACTTCAATGCCGACTGGCGTTTTTATCTTTGCAAGCCCGAGGAGGGAAGCACGGACCGGTTCGCCGCTGCCGATTTCCCCGATGACGAGTGGGAGGTCGTTCGTCTGCCCCACACGCCGCGGATCGAGCCCCTGGTCGTCAATGACATGTGGCAAGGAATCTGCTGGTACCGGAAATCCTTCCGCCTTTCGCCAAAGTTTCGGGGCCGCCGGATCGTGGTGGAGTTCGAGGGCGCAATGAGCGTGGCCGACGTGTGGGTGAACGGGAGGCACAAGCTCACCCACTACGGCGGGTATTTGCCTTTCACTGTAGACCTCACCGAGGACGCCCGTTTCGGAGAACGGAACGTCATAGTCGTTCGCCTCGACAACCGAGATAATCCGGAAGTTCCCCCGGGCAAGCCGTTACGGGAACTGGACTTCTGCTGGTACGGCGGCCTCTATCGGAACGTGAAGTTGCACATCCTGGATCCTCTGCACATCAGCGAGGCGGTAACCGCGGGGAAAGTCGCTGGCGGCGGGGTGTTTGTGCGGACGGAGGATGTTTCGGACAGTAAGGCAACCCTGTGGGTGCAAACCCATGTGGTAAACCAGTCCGCGGATCGTCAGACGTTTCGCGTCGTCAACGAGCTCTACGATGAACGAGGGAGAACGGTCCTGAGGCTGCTGTCGCCGGCGGTATCCCTCGGCGCAGGCGCCGATCGCCACATCGTTCAGAGGGGCGAAGTTCGAGATCCGCAATTGTGGGACCCGGAGCGTCCCTATCTCTATCGGCTCCGCTCGCGCATTCTCCGGGACGCCCGCGTGTGCGATGAGGTTTGGACGCGCGTAGGCATCCGCACCATCTCTCTTAGGTCCGACGGTTTCTGGATTAACGGGCGAAAGCTCTACCTCCGGGGGACCAATCGACACCAGGAGTATCCGTACGTGGGATATGCCGTTCCGGACCACGCCCAGAAGAGGGATGCTGTACGGATCAAGCAGGCGGGTTTTGATTTCGTCCGGCTCTCGCACTATCCTCAGGCGCCGGCTTTCCTGGAGGCATGCGATGAGCTCGGCCTGCTGGTAATGGATGCCATTCCGGGCTGGCAGTTTCTGGGGAATGAGGTCTTCCGACAGCGCGTCCTGGAAGATGCCCGGGCCATGATCCGCCGCGATCGCAATCACCCCTCGGTGGTGCTGTGGGAGGTTTCGCTGAACGAGACGTGGATGGACCCGGACCTCATGCGGGCTCTCCACCAGGCGGCGCACGAGGAGTACCCAGGCGACCAGTGCTTCACAGCTGGCTGGATCGAAGGGGTTTACGACGTCTTTCTCCAGGCCCGACAGCACGGCGGGTGCCACGAGCGAAAGGGAAGCTCGATCCCCTGCCTCGTGAGCGAGTACGGCGACTGGGAGTATTACGCCCAGAACGCTGGATTCGATCAGCCAGGCTTCCGTGATCTGGAGCCGGCGGAGCGGAACAGCCGCCAGCGTCGACGGGATGGCGAGATTCGTCTTCTGCAGCAGGCAATGAACTTCCAGGAAGCGCACAATGACAATCGTTCCACCTGTGCCATCGGCGACGCCGTGTGGGTCATGTACGACTACAATCGGGGCTACGATACGACGATCGAGGCCTCTGGAGTCATGGACATTTTTCGCCTCCCGAAGTACGGCTACTACTTCTTCCGCAGCCAGCGGGAGCCGGGGCATCCTTACGGCGAACCCATGGTCTTCATCGCTTCTTACTGGACGGAGGCCTCGCCGCTGCGTGTAAAGGTCTTCAGCAATTGCGAGGCGGTTCAGCTCCTCCTGAACGGACAAGTGGTGGGGATCCAGGGGGTTCAACGTGATTCCTTCTCCCAATACCTTACCTCACCGCCCTTCGTCTTCGAGCTGGAACGGTTCGAGCCAGGCGTGCTTGAGGCCGTCGGTTTCCTTGGCGGTCGTCCCGCGGCCTCGCATCGGATTCGTACCCCGGGTACGCCTTCCAGGCTCGGCTTGGTCGCTGCTACCGATGGGGTTCCCCTTGCAGCCGGGATGAAGGACCTGGTTTTTGTCCATGCCCGGGTCGAGGACGCGGAAGGCACGCTTGTACCGACGGCGCACGATAAGGTCCTCTTCCGGGTCGCGGGGCCGGCCCGTCTGATTGGGGAAAATCCGGTTGCGGCCGAGGCTGGGATCGCTTCGATTCTGTTGGAGACGAGCGGGAAAGCCGGCCGCGTGGAGATCGTGGCTTCTGCAGAAGGCCTACGGCCCGCTCGGCTGCGGCTGAGGATCCGGAACTGA
- a CDS encoding adenylate/guanylate cyclase domain-containing protein, which translates to MPDSARRERARERETARVVRVFLKFFSIELLAGLLILLVAQLWALLRAGEIGVLGWRMVFRTALRPFRGPDEIAIVKVDERTARKWRAGPVVPRDSLAQLIERIELAGPKVVGMDLLLDRPSEDPAADARLREVLGKYPNLVLVSEVEPHPASPLFQEHRPDERYLPPDSAGSIVPAIGQSTFVTRRGTCYSYLPFVATDEYGICPAFATAVYLVSRGLSGDARMRSALSKSLRSRGNAIDPQVSRILRATNIGKDVPIPFVGPPGRTFQRLYPAHVIAQLDSAALRAALGGRIVLIGGSHHDARDRYRTPVDASGYTEGIEIHANILAAHLLGEQVLPPSLWSRAIACALAVGLPMFLFWRFSFLRAIGLLSGGILLYWSLGFALYVWGKPQWVPLVSPTLLAWATALGMVFYKSLRVELVQDEIERLWGPRIAHSHLMSLLEQDVSPDRLIAPGRGKHETVTVVCLGIDGLSHLLERRALREADAFRLVDAFIDTIQEKVVFAGDRRGAVDRFFGCRMLVFCGVPIAQEDRIEAIRAAEIAREAVEVFDILRTEWKRRIGEVADSLRLHVGIHTGPVIVGTILNRIGEKEYAILGETIHVAERAQERAKLLSRHPDRRVLVTDATKTLIADSFQLARAGSLRDHLVGQRGGYRLYWLLW; encoded by the coding sequence ATGCCCGATTCAGCGCGTAGAGAGCGCGCCCGAGAGAGGGAGACAGCGAGGGTTGTCCGCGTCTTCCTGAAGTTCTTCTCCATCGAGCTGTTGGCGGGCCTGCTGATCCTGCTGGTCGCTCAGCTGTGGGCGCTTCTGCGGGCCGGAGAGATCGGAGTGCTCGGCTGGCGGATGGTTTTCAGGACGGCGCTACGGCCTTTCCGCGGTCCGGACGAGATCGCCATCGTGAAGGTCGACGAACGAACGGCCAGGAAATGGAGGGCGGGTCCTGTCGTGCCTCGGGACTCTTTGGCTCAGCTGATCGAGAGAATCGAGTTGGCCGGGCCTAAAGTCGTTGGGATGGACCTCTTACTGGATAGGCCCAGCGAGGACCCGGCGGCCGATGCGCGGTTACGGGAGGTTCTCGGGAAGTACCCCAATCTGGTGCTGGTCTCTGAGGTCGAACCGCACCCTGCCTCCCCGCTTTTCCAAGAGCACAGACCTGACGAGAGATACCTGCCCCCCGACTCGGCGGGATCAATCGTGCCCGCCATCGGCCAGTCAACCTTCGTGACGAGGAGGGGAACCTGCTACAGCTACCTTCCCTTCGTCGCCACAGACGAGTACGGCATCTGCCCCGCCTTTGCCACAGCCGTCTACCTGGTGAGCCGGGGACTTTCCGGGGATGCTCGGATGAGAAGTGCACTCAGCAAGTCCCTGAGATCCCGTGGCAACGCGATCGACCCCCAAGTTTCCCGAATCCTGAGAGCCACAAACATTGGCAAGGACGTGCCAATTCCCTTCGTTGGACCGCCGGGGAGAACGTTCCAGAGGCTGTACCCAGCCCACGTGATTGCGCAGCTGGATTCGGCGGCGCTGAGAGCCGCTCTGGGGGGACGGATCGTGCTGATCGGGGGAAGCCACCATGACGCAAGGGACCGGTATCGCACCCCGGTCGACGCATCCGGGTACACGGAGGGAATCGAGATCCACGCCAACATTCTGGCTGCCCATCTGCTCGGGGAGCAAGTCCTGCCGCCGAGTCTCTGGTCCAGGGCGATTGCCTGTGCCTTGGCTGTGGGCCTTCCCATGTTTCTCTTTTGGCGGTTCAGCTTCCTCAGGGCTATCGGTCTCCTGTCTGGCGGCATCCTATTGTACTGGTCGCTGGGCTTCGCCCTGTACGTCTGGGGAAAACCCCAGTGGGTGCCTTTGGTGAGCCCGACGCTCCTGGCCTGGGCCACAGCCTTGGGTATGGTGTTTTACAAGAGCCTGCGTGTGGAGTTGGTCCAGGATGAAATCGAAAGACTGTGGGGGCCAAGGATAGCGCACTCGCACCTCATGTCCCTCCTCGAGCAGGACGTCTCGCCGGACCGACTGATCGCGCCGGGAAGGGGCAAACACGAGACGGTGACCGTTGTCTGCCTGGGCATCGATGGTCTCTCGCATCTGCTCGAGAGGCGGGCTCTTCGGGAGGCCGACGCGTTCAGGCTCGTAGATGCTTTCATCGATACCATCCAGGAAAAGGTGGTTTTTGCAGGAGACCGCAGGGGCGCAGTCGATCGGTTCTTCGGGTGTCGCATGCTTGTGTTCTGCGGTGTCCCCATCGCCCAGGAGGATCGAATCGAGGCGATCCGCGCCGCTGAGATAGCTCGGGAAGCGGTCGAGGTCTTCGATATCCTTCGCACTGAGTGGAAGCGACGCATCGGTGAGGTCGCGGATTCTCTACGTTTGCACGTGGGGATTCACACGGGGCCTGTGATCGTGGGGACGATCCTCAATCGTATCGGAGAAAAGGAGTACGCGATTCTCGGAGAGACGATCCACGTGGCCGAGCGCGCTCAGGAAAGGGCCAAAC
- a CDS encoding glycosyl hydrolase 53 family protein has product MKQALCALVFLLATQLGEEGVAQGVLWKGGDVSFIPQIEDRGGVYRDSGKVKDPLQIFADHGFNLIRLRLWHTPRDGYCGLERTLAMARRLRTKGFTFLLNFHYSDTWADPGKQYKPAAWSGLSFPALKDSVRQYTRRVVAALIAQGTRPDLVQIGNEITGGMLWNDGRVGGRYDTPQQWQNLAELIRAAEEGLRGAGPGADSIRVMIHIDRGGDNAGARWFFDRLLAQGVEFDVIGLSYYPWWHGNLSALQTNLNDLAIRYGKDIMVVETAYPWTLQGYDQVTNIVGSSSQLLPGYPASVEGQAAFLREVIRIVRSVPGGRGIGVCYWAPEYISIPQLGSPWENNALFDFQGNALSSMGVFGEELPQLEPVQVTLRLNTATLADTFRPHHVAQIRGSVSGYSVDRLPDGRKVTWDANSELILTNRGGDYWEVTFPMYPGDRLDFKFWTGFTLSRGTFQRLGWEGPVIPVGENTAGERVLVVGPRDTTLPLQFFNSSSEARPQYWRPYLIHPDSVTLYFRVNMLKAIEAGIFDPQRNGPLAVRGDSLPSGGKLSWSSSRLILQRELYSVASGSFWSGICVIPRSAVQVGDTLKYRFYIENAGEEGWEDLPANRKLVFTATLLARGDTTLHWDYFRPRTSSGVRQVAPCPLDFSLGEAYPNPFRQEVRISYQLKIPARVRVEVFDLAGRCVERFEEGWRGPGVHQIRWDGGRWPSGIYLFRISAGRDWAVRKVALLR; this is encoded by the coding sequence TTGAAGCAAGCTCTCTGTGCGCTGGTTTTCCTTCTGGCAACCCAGCTGGGCGAGGAGGGGGTGGCGCAGGGGGTTCTGTGGAAGGGAGGGGATGTTTCCTTCATTCCGCAAATCGAGGATCGCGGGGGCGTGTACCGGGACAGCGGCAAGGTAAAGGACCCGCTTCAGATCTTCGCCGACCACGGTTTCAATCTGATCCGTTTGCGCCTGTGGCACACGCCGCGGGACGGGTACTGCGGCCTCGAACGTACGCTGGCCATGGCGCGCCGGCTGCGAACCAAAGGGTTTACATTCCTGCTCAATTTCCACTACTCGGACACCTGGGCTGATCCTGGCAAACAGTACAAGCCGGCCGCGTGGAGCGGCCTCTCCTTTCCCGCTTTGAAGGACAGCGTGCGGCAGTACACGCGTCGCGTAGTGGCTGCCCTTATCGCCCAGGGTACCCGCCCCGACCTGGTCCAGATCGGTAACGAGATCACGGGCGGGATGCTCTGGAACGACGGACGGGTAGGAGGGCGATACGACACGCCGCAACAGTGGCAGAATCTCGCGGAGCTCATCAGGGCGGCGGAGGAGGGATTGCGCGGCGCAGGACCCGGTGCCGACTCCATCCGCGTCATGATCCACATCGACCGCGGTGGGGACAATGCCGGGGCGCGGTGGTTCTTTGACCGTCTCCTGGCCCAGGGGGTAGAGTTCGACGTCATCGGCCTGTCCTACTACCCCTGGTGGCACGGTAACTTGAGTGCCCTCCAGACCAATCTTAACGACCTGGCGATCCGCTACGGCAAAGACATAATGGTCGTGGAAACTGCTTACCCCTGGACCCTTCAGGGGTACGACCAGGTGACGAACATCGTGGGCAGCTCCAGTCAACTTCTCCCCGGCTACCCGGCGTCGGTCGAGGGGCAGGCGGCTTTTCTACGGGAAGTGATCCGGATCGTTCGCAGCGTTCCGGGCGGCCGAGGCATCGGCGTTTGCTACTGGGCCCCTGAGTATATCTCCATTCCGCAACTCGGCTCCCCATGGGAGAACAACGCCCTGTTCGACTTCCAGGGCAACGCTCTCTCTTCCATGGGGGTCTTCGGTGAGGAACTGCCGCAGCTGGAGCCCGTGCAGGTGACGCTTCGCCTGAACACCGCCACTCTGGCCGACACATTTCGCCCACATCACGTAGCCCAGATCCGGGGCAGCGTGAGCGGGTACTCCGTTGATCGCCTGCCGGATGGGCGGAAGGTCACCTGGGACGCGAATTCGGAGCTGATTCTGACAAACCGGGGTGGCGACTACTGGGAAGTCACCTTCCCGATGTATCCAGGCGATCGGTTGGATTTCAAGTTCTGGACGGGCTTCACGCTCTCTCGGGGCACCTTCCAGCGCCTGGGATGGGAGGGACCGGTGATCCCGGTCGGGGAAAACACGGCAGGGGAGAGGGTTTTGGTGGTCGGACCCCGCGACACAACCTTGCCCCTGCAGTTCTTCAATTCGTCCAGTGAGGCTAGGCCGCAGTACTGGCGCCCCTATCTCATACATCCCGATTCGGTCACCCTTTACTTTCGGGTGAACATGCTCAAGGCCATCGAGGCGGGGATCTTCGACCCGCAGCGGAACGGGCCCCTGGCAGTTCGGGGCGACAGCCTCCCCTCCGGCGGCAAGCTCAGCTGGAGTTCGTCCAGGCTGATTCTGCAGCGGGAACTATACAGCGTCGCCAGCGGCTCCTTCTGGTCCGGTATCTGCGTCATCCCCCGATCGGCTGTGCAGGTGGGCGACACCCTCAAATACCGTTTCTACATCGAGAACGCGGGCGAGGAGGGGTGGGAAGACCTCCCGGCTAACCGAAAGCTAGTGTTCACGGCGACTCTTCTGGCGCGAGGGGACACCACTTTGCACTGGGACTACTTCCGGCCCCGGACGTCGTCGGGAGTGCGGCAAGTGGCTCCGTGCCCCCTGGATTTCTCTCTCGGCGAGGCGTACCCCAACCCGTTTCGGCAGGAAGTCCGGATCTCGTACCAATTGAAAATACCCGCACGAGTGCGGGTGGAAGTCTTCGATCTTGCAGGCCGCTGTGTCGAACGGTTCGAGGAAGGCTGGCGCGGTCCTGGAGTCCATCAAATCCGTTGGGACGGGGGAAGGTGGCCCAGCGGCATCTACCTCTTTCGCATATCGGCAGGAAGGGATTGGGCTGTGCGGAAGGTAGCACTCTTGAGGTGA